In the Enterococcus saigonensis genome, one interval contains:
- a CDS encoding PSP1 domain-containing protein — MEVVGVRYKEAGHIYYYRPAKNQTYRYEEKVIVESQQVKLMAEVVIPKVEIDSTDLPDQVLPILHSATSAELQRAAQNEEDAKAAFVIGKKKIRHHELAMKLVSVEYTFDRSKMIFYFTADGRIDFRELVKDLASEFRTRIELRQIGVRDEAKLLGGIGPCGRALCCTTFLGDFIPVSIKMAKDQGLSLNPTKISGLCGRLMCCLKYENDEYEAAKRELPDYGKEIDTPDGRGKVIGLNLLNRVVKIRLFQRETPVEYHYDELKEFEAEQLDKVKTSADEAKKAGDASEHGQT, encoded by the coding sequence ATGGAAGTAGTAGGCGTTCGCTATAAAGAAGCAGGTCATATTTACTATTATCGACCTGCTAAGAATCAGACATATCGTTATGAAGAAAAAGTCATTGTTGAATCCCAGCAAGTGAAACTAATGGCAGAAGTTGTCATTCCAAAAGTGGAAATTGATAGTACCGATTTGCCAGATCAAGTGCTGCCAATTTTACATAGTGCAACGAGTGCGGAGTTGCAGCGGGCGGCTCAAAATGAAGAAGACGCAAAGGCAGCTTTTGTAATTGGTAAAAAGAAGATAAGACACCATGAATTGGCAATGAAACTAGTGTCTGTGGAATATACGTTTGACCGTAGTAAAATGATATTTTATTTTACTGCTGACGGACGGATTGATTTTCGAGAACTGGTAAAAGATTTGGCTAGTGAATTTCGAACTAGAATTGAATTGCGCCAAATTGGCGTTCGTGATGAAGCTAAGTTATTAGGTGGTATTGGCCCTTGTGGTAGAGCGTTATGCTGTACTACTTTTTTAGGAGATTTTATTCCTGTTTCGATTAAAATGGCCAAAGATCAAGGGCTGTCTTTAAATCCAACCAAAATTTCTGGTTTGTGTGGCCGCTTAATGTGTTGTTTAAAATACGAAAATGATGAATACGAAGCGGCGAAACGTGAGTTGCCTGATTATGGCAAAGAAATTGATACGCCAGATGGTAGAGGAAAAGTTATCGGTTTGAATTTATTAAATCGGGTTGTAAAAATCCGTTTATTCCAACGGGAAACACCGGTGGAATATCATTATGATGAACTAAAAGAATTTGAGGCAGAACAGTTAGACAAAGTAAAAACCTCAGCCGATGAAGCAAAAAAAGCAGGTGATGCTAGTGAGCATGGACAAACGTGA
- a CDS encoding DNA replication initiation control protein YabA — MDKRDIYDGLSNLELDLESSLQQLTAMKAALQEIVEKNTTLELENQKLREYLQELKEENAAEEVKQGMSKSRMNLEKIYEEGFHICRESYGARRENDEQCVFCLEVLYRESQN, encoded by the coding sequence ATGGACAAACGTGATATTTATGATGGTTTAAGTAATTTAGAATTAGATTTAGAAAGTTCTTTGCAACAATTAACGGCGATGAAAGCAGCGTTACAAGAAATTGTTGAAAAAAATACGACTTTGGAGTTGGAAAACCAAAAATTACGGGAATATCTACAAGAGTTAAAAGAAGAAAATGCTGCAGAAGAAGTGAAACAAGGCATGTCTAAATCCCGCATGAATTTGGAAAAAATTTATGAAGAAGGTTTTCATATTTGTCGTGAATCCTATGGTGCAAGAAGAGAAAATGATGAACAGTGCGTTTTTTGTTTGGAAGTCTTGTATCGCGAAAGTCAAAACTAA
- the rsmI gene encoding 16S rRNA (cytidine(1402)-2'-O)-methyltransferase: MQKQSSFKGNSENGTLYLVPTPIGNLQDMTYRGVETLRTVQLIASEDTRNTQKLLNHFEIKTPQKSLHEHNFKERVPELIHLLQQGVSVAQVSDAGMPSISDPGHELVVACIAAAIPVVALPGPTAGLTALIASGLTPQPNYFYGFLPRKKSEQRNVLTALKNETATLIFYESPYRLKQTIMNLAEVFGSRQAVVCRELTKVHEEYLRGTLEELATYLTENTVKGECCLLVAGFNKSDDATKAAIERPALTFKEQVESLIESGMKPNAAIKVVAQNNQVKKQIVYKDYHEINESVE; this comes from the coding sequence ATGCAAAAGCAAAGTAGTTTTAAAGGTAACTCGGAAAACGGGACATTATATTTAGTACCAACGCCAATTGGTAATTTACAAGATATGACCTATCGTGGTGTGGAAACATTGAGAACCGTGCAATTGATTGCAAGTGAGGATACGCGAAATACTCAAAAATTATTGAATCACTTTGAAATTAAGACACCACAAAAAAGTTTACATGAACATAACTTTAAAGAACGGGTGCCCGAATTAATTCACTTGTTACAACAAGGAGTTAGTGTAGCTCAAGTGAGTGATGCAGGCATGCCTTCAATTAGCGATCCAGGACATGAATTGGTCGTTGCGTGTATTGCAGCGGCAATTCCTGTAGTAGCGTTACCAGGTCCTACAGCGGGATTAACAGCATTGATTGCTTCTGGCTTAACACCACAACCCAATTATTTTTATGGATTCTTACCGCGCAAAAAAAGTGAACAGCGTAACGTGTTAACTGCTTTGAAAAATGAGACAGCAACGTTAATATTTTATGAGTCACCGTATCGTTTAAAACAGACCATAATGAATTTAGCTGAGGTTTTTGGTAGTCGTCAAGCAGTAGTATGTCGTGAGTTGACGAAAGTACATGAAGAGTATTTGAGAGGAACTTTGGAAGAATTGGCCACGTATTTAACTGAAAATACAGTTAAAGGGGAATGTTGCTTACTTGTAGCGGGCTTTAACAAAAGCGATGATGCCACAAAGGCAGCTATAGAAAGGCCAGCATTAACTTTTAAAGAACAAGTGGAAAGTTTAATTGAAAGTGGTATGAAACCTAATGCAGCAATTAAAGTGGTTGCACAAAATAATCAAGTAAAGAAACAAATCGTTTATAAAGATTATCATGAAATTAATGAGTCAGTAGAATAA
- the dinB gene encoding DNA polymerase IV encodes MAELQFPLRNDTSRKIIHIDMDAFFASVEERDNPELAKHPLVIARHPSDTGGRGVVTTANYEARKYGIHSAMSAQKAYELCPHAIFVPGNHEKYRAVSKEVRSIFLKYTDIIEPVSIDEAYLDVTKNKVSSVSAVKIARLIQRDVWENLQLTCSAGVSYNKFLAKLASDFMKPQGITVIPPRDAVTFLKALPIEKFYGVGKKTVPKMHEMGIFTGADLFKKTEMELIQSFGKMGYSLYRKVRGIHDSPVCVTRERKSVGKEHTYGNPLATEEAVLSQLRQLSENVADSLKRVGKHGKTIVLKVRYTGYETVTKRKTFPTYLADKHTIFSQASLIWEEVGGIEKGIRLLGVTVTNLDPITFENVILPLWGDEG; translated from the coding sequence ATGGCAGAGTTACAATTTCCTTTAAGAAACGATACGAGTCGTAAAATTATTCATATCGACATGGACGCTTTTTTTGCTTCTGTTGAAGAACGGGACAATCCTGAATTAGCCAAACATCCATTGGTTATTGCTCGCCATCCCAGTGATACAGGGGGAAGAGGCGTCGTAACTACTGCTAATTATGAGGCACGTAAATACGGTATTCATTCTGCTATGAGTGCACAAAAGGCTTATGAATTGTGTCCACACGCTATTTTTGTACCAGGAAATCACGAGAAGTATCGTGCAGTTTCAAAAGAAGTACGCAGTATATTTTTGAAGTATACCGATATTATTGAACCAGTTTCAATTGATGAAGCGTATTTAGATGTTACAAAAAACAAAGTTAGTAGTGTCTCGGCAGTAAAAATTGCACGATTGATTCAACGCGATGTCTGGGAAAATTTGCAACTGACTTGTTCAGCGGGAGTTAGTTATAACAAATTTTTAGCCAAATTAGCCTCTGACTTTATGAAGCCACAAGGAATTACGGTTATTCCACCCCGAGATGCGGTGACTTTTTTAAAGGCCTTACCAATTGAAAAATTTTATGGCGTCGGGAAAAAAACTGTTCCGAAAATGCATGAAATGGGAATCTTTACGGGAGCTGATTTATTTAAAAAAACAGAAATGGAATTAATTCAATCCTTTGGTAAAATGGGGTATTCTTTATATCGGAAAGTACGGGGAATACATGATTCACCTGTTTGTGTAACAAGAGAACGAAAGTCGGTGGGAAAAGAACATACCTATGGCAATCCTCTTGCAACTGAAGAAGCAGTATTATCACAACTTAGACAGTTATCTGAAAATGTAGCCGACTCTTTAAAAAGAGTTGGGAAACACGGTAAAACTATTGTTTTGAAAGTTCGATATACAGGTTATGAAACAGTTACTAAAAGAAAAACATTCCCAACTTATTTAGCCGATAAGCATACTATCTTTTCTCAAGCAAGTTTAATTTGGGAAGAAGTGGGTGGGATTGAAAAGGGCATCCGTCTTTTAGGGGTAACAGTGACAAATTTAGATCCAATAACTTTTGAAAATGTGATTTTGCCTTTGTGGGGAGACGAAGGTTAG
- the nrdG gene encoding anaerobic ribonucleoside-triphosphate reductase activating protein, whose translation MRNPKPKEWQASMYSKNYIADYKAFNFVDGEGVRNSLYVSGCLFACEGCFNKAVQNFNYGTPFTKKLEDQIITDLSHDYVQGLTLLGGEPFLNTQVCLQVVNRVKTEFGAQKDIWSWSGYTFEELLQETDDKLELLNKIDILVDGRFELAKRNLNLQFRGSSNQRIIDVKKSLALGKAVIWDKCHDATESFEQIKKQDLI comes from the coding sequence ATGCGTAATCCAAAACCCAAAGAATGGCAAGCTAGTATGTATAGTAAAAATTATATCGCAGATTATAAAGCGTTTAACTTCGTTGACGGTGAAGGTGTTCGTAACAGTTTGTATGTCAGTGGTTGTCTTTTTGCCTGTGAAGGATGCTTTAATAAAGCTGTCCAAAATTTCAACTATGGTACTCCTTTTACCAAAAAACTAGAAGATCAAATCATTACAGACTTGAGTCATGATTATGTTCAAGGACTAACACTATTAGGTGGCGAACCTTTTTTAAATACTCAAGTCTGCTTACAGGTAGTTAATCGGGTAAAAACAGAGTTTGGAGCGCAAAAAGATATTTGGAGTTGGTCTGGGTATACTTTTGAAGAACTGCTCCAAGAAACTGACGATAAATTAGAATTGCTAAATAAAATTGATATTCTAGTGGATGGACGTTTTGAACTGGCTAAACGTAATCTAAATCTTCAATTTCGTGGTAGCAGCAATCAACGGATTATTGATGTCAAAAAATCTTTAGCATTAGGAAAAGCTGTTATTTGGGATAAATGTCACGATGCAACAGAAAGTTTTGAACAAATAAAAAAGCAAGATTTAATCTAG
- the nrdD gene encoding anaerobic ribonucleoside-triphosphate reductase, translated as MMDLKSDQVASEVQPQLQTIKIIKRDGRLMDFDDQKIYDALVKAKQQIHGELSPIDHERLLEIVERIDAEIGQRFTTDVKIYEIQNIVEHILLEKGEYEIAEAYINYRTRRDFDRSKATDINFTIGRLINKDQSVVNENANKDSNVFNTQRDLTAGIVGKSIGLKMLPKHVANAHQKGDIHYHDLDYHPYTPMTNCCLIDFKGMLNDGFKIGNAEVESPKSIQTATAQISQIIANVASSQYGGCSADRTDELLAPFAELNYQKHMQDAHEWIESPDRREEYAKAKTKKDIYDAMQSLEYEINTLFTSNGQTPFTSLGFGLGTSWFEREIQRAILQIRINGLGSEKRTAIFPKLIFSIKKGINSNPTDPNYDIKQLALECATKRMYPDILNYDKIVELTGSFKVPMGCRSFLQGWQDENGQEVNVGRMNLGVVTLNLPRIALEAAGDQDKFWTLLEERLATVKDALVYRVERCKEAIPANAPILYMYGAFGKRLSRTDAVNELFKNKRATVSLGYIGLYEVAATFFGGTWENNPTAKDFTLNIVKSLKAHADDWGNEYGYHFSVYSTPSESLTDRFCRLDTEKFGTIENVTDKEYYTNSFHYDVRKNPTPFEKLDFEKDYPKYCSGGFIHYCEYPMLQQNPKALEAVWDYSYDKVGYLGTNTPIDHCYECGFEGDFTPTERGFECPQCGNHDPKTCDVVKRTCGYLGNPQARPMVHGRHKEISSRVKHMK; from the coding sequence ATGATGGATTTAAAAAGTGATCAGGTAGCAAGTGAGGTTCAGCCACAGCTACAAACGATTAAAATCATTAAACGTGACGGTCGCCTAATGGACTTTGATGACCAAAAGATTTACGATGCATTGGTTAAAGCAAAACAGCAAATACACGGAGAATTATCACCGATTGATCATGAACGCCTATTAGAAATAGTCGAACGAATAGATGCCGAAATTGGGCAACGTTTTACCACAGATGTCAAAATCTATGAAATCCAAAATATTGTCGAACATATCCTTTTAGAAAAAGGTGAATATGAAATCGCTGAGGCTTATATTAACTACCGTACCCGCCGCGATTTTGATCGCAGCAAAGCGACTGATATTAATTTTACAATTGGTCGTTTAATCAATAAAGATCAAAGCGTTGTAAATGAAAATGCTAATAAAGACAGCAATGTTTTTAATACCCAGCGGGATTTAACAGCTGGTATTGTTGGTAAATCAATTGGATTAAAAATGTTACCCAAGCATGTCGCAAATGCTCATCAAAAAGGCGATATTCATTACCACGATTTGGATTATCATCCATATACACCAATGACAAATTGTTGTTTAATTGATTTTAAGGGTATGTTAAATGACGGTTTCAAAATTGGAAATGCCGAAGTCGAATCACCAAAGTCTATTCAAACAGCAACAGCCCAAATTTCACAAATCATTGCTAATGTAGCTTCTAGTCAATATGGTGGTTGTTCCGCTGATCGAACAGATGAATTATTAGCTCCTTTTGCTGAATTAAATTATCAAAAACATATGCAAGATGCCCACGAATGGATTGAAAGCCCTGACCGACGTGAAGAGTATGCCAAAGCAAAAACAAAAAAAGATATTTATGATGCGATGCAAAGTTTAGAATATGAAATTAACACACTATTTACTTCAAATGGACAAACACCTTTTACTTCTCTTGGTTTTGGTCTTGGAACAAGCTGGTTTGAAAGAGAAATTCAACGAGCTATTTTACAGATTCGCATTAATGGATTAGGCAGCGAAAAAAGAACTGCTATTTTTCCTAAATTAATTTTTTCAATTAAAAAAGGAATAAATTCTAATCCAACTGATCCAAATTACGATATTAAACAATTGGCTTTAGAATGTGCTACCAAGCGTATGTATCCAGATATTTTGAACTACGATAAAATTGTGGAATTAACCGGAAGTTTTAAAGTTCCAATGGGCTGCCGTTCTTTCCTACAAGGCTGGCAAGACGAAAACGGTCAAGAAGTAAATGTTGGCCGCATGAATTTAGGCGTTGTTACTTTAAACTTACCTCGTATTGCTTTAGAAGCTGCTGGTGATCAAGATAAATTTTGGACTCTTTTAGAAGAACGATTAGCCACCGTTAAAGATGCTTTAGTATATCGCGTTGAGCGTTGCAAAGAAGCCATTCCTGCCAATGCCCCAATTTTATATATGTATGGTGCCTTTGGGAAACGTTTAAGTCGTACTGATGCAGTAAATGAATTATTTAAAAATAAACGGGCAACTGTTTCTTTAGGTTATATTGGATTATATGAAGTTGCTGCTACTTTCTTTGGAGGAACTTGGGAAAATAATCCAACTGCCAAAGATTTTACGTTAAACATTGTCAAATCATTAAAAGCTCATGCAGATGACTGGGGTAACGAATACGGCTATCACTTTAGTGTCTATTCTACGCCAAGTGAAAGTTTAACTGATCGTTTTTGCCGTTTAGATACTGAAAAATTTGGTACGATTGAAAATGTTACAGATAAAGAATACTATACGAACAGTTTCCATTATGATGTCCGTAAAAACCCAACACCTTTTGAAAAATTAGATTTTGAAAAAGATTATCCAAAATATTGTTCGGGCGGATTTATTCATTATTGTGAATATCCAATGCTCCAACAAAATCCAAAAGCTTTAGAAGCTGTTTGGGATTACTCGTACGATAAAGTTGGGTATTTAGGTACGAATACGCCAATTGATCACTGCTATGAATGTGGTTTTGAAGGAGACTTCACGCCAACAGAACGTGGCTTTGAATGTCCGCAATGTGGCAACCACGATCCTAAAACCTGCGATGTGGTAAAACGGACCTGTGGATACTTGGGAAATCCGCAAGCACGACCAATGGTTCATGGGCGGCATAAAGAAATTTCTTCACGTGTGAAACACATGAAATGA
- a CDS encoding ABC transporter ATP-binding protein: MKKIIEVKHLSKTYGNRFNQMKVLDNLSFSVDEGEFVGIMGPSGAGKTTLMNILASIALPTFGSVTVDGHDLTALKEDQLSDFRRKELGFIFQEFNLLPTLTAKDNIILPLAIDHIKDDEIELRVQHATTLLGIKEIMQRYPEELSVGQRQRVAAARALVVRPKIIFADEPTGALDSKSATELLYYLSEINQKENKTILMVTHDPYTASYCNRILFIKDGVFFAEVVKRGSRQDFFERVIDMQATLGGGGRRNAL, from the coding sequence ATGAAAAAAATAATTGAAGTAAAACATTTAAGTAAAACATATGGCAATCGCTTTAATCAAATGAAGGTGTTAGATAATCTTTCTTTTAGTGTGGATGAAGGTGAGTTTGTAGGTATTATGGGTCCTAGTGGGGCCGGTAAAACAACGCTTATGAATATTTTAGCATCAATTGCTTTACCTACTTTTGGTAGTGTAACAGTGGATGGCCATGATTTAACAGCGTTAAAAGAAGATCAACTAAGTGATTTTCGCCGTAAAGAACTAGGCTTTATTTTTCAAGAGTTTAATTTATTACCAACGTTAACGGCTAAAGATAATATTATTTTACCTTTAGCAATTGATCACATTAAAGATGATGAGATTGAACTACGTGTGCAACACGCCACAACTTTACTTGGAATAAAAGAAATTATGCAACGTTATCCAGAAGAATTATCAGTAGGTCAACGGCAGCGAGTTGCTGCTGCTAGAGCATTGGTCGTGCGACCAAAAATTATTTTTGCCGATGAACCGACTGGAGCATTGGATTCAAAATCTGCGACAGAATTACTCTATTATTTGAGTGAAATTAATCAAAAAGAAAATAAAACGATTTTAATGGTAACCCATGATCCGTATACAGCGAGTTATTGTAATCGTATTTTATTCATCAAAGATGGTGTTTTTTTTGCTGAAGTTGTTAAACGAGGCTCTAGGCAGGATTTCTTTGAACGGGTAATTGACATGCAGGCAACTTTAGGCGGTGGGGGACGACGCAATGCTTTATAA